The Pseudomonas parafulva genome window below encodes:
- a CDS encoding FUSC family protein, with the protein MKHFFSSVPPARDWFYGVRTFAASMIALYIALLMQLPRPYWAMATVYIVSSPFVGPTSSKALYRAVGTLLGAAGAVLLVPPLVQSPLLLSIAIALWTGTLLYLSLNLRTANNYMFMLAGYTLPMIALAVVDNPLAVFDVAASRAQEICLGIVCAAVVGAIFWPRRLAPVVVGATGKWFAEAIRYSDLYLSRDAAAEQVGALRSSMVATFNSLELMIGQLGHEGAGPHTLKNARELRGRMIHLLPVIDALDDALVALQGRAPVQYAQLEALLADARAWLESTADDPSIGRWSALHVQIEHLQPDAEALDQRQALLLSNALYRLSEWIDLWQDCCTLQHALRDDDARPWRAVYRHWRLGRLTPFFDRGLMLYSVLSTVVAIVVACGLWIGLGWADGASAVILAAVACSFFAAMDDPAPQIYRFFFWTLISVILSSLYLFLVLPNLHDFAMLVLAFAVPFIVIGTLTVQPAFYLGTLLTIVNTSNFISIQGAYDADFFTFVNSNLAGPVGLLFAFIWTLVMRPFGVELAAKRMTRFAWRDIVEMTEPATLAEQRKVGVQMLDRLMQHLPRLLQTGQDTGTALRDLRVGLNLLDLLAYLPRAGDDARARLRTVIEEVGAHYAACLRSGERLHASAALLRHMERARLALAQDRLNERGEPRVHLLHALSGLRLSLLPGVEVMLEPDAQAQLPPAIDGAPL; encoded by the coding sequence ATGAAGCACTTCTTCAGCTCGGTGCCGCCGGCGCGCGACTGGTTCTACGGCGTACGCACCTTCGCCGCGTCGATGATCGCCCTGTACATCGCCCTGCTGATGCAACTGCCGCGTCCCTACTGGGCGATGGCCACGGTGTACATCGTCTCCAGCCCGTTCGTCGGGCCGACCAGCTCCAAAGCCCTGTACCGCGCCGTCGGCACCCTGCTCGGCGCCGCTGGCGCGGTCCTGCTGGTGCCGCCGCTGGTGCAGTCGCCGCTGCTGCTGAGCATCGCCATCGCCCTGTGGACTGGCACCTTGCTGTACTTGTCGCTGAACCTGCGCACAGCGAACAACTACATGTTCATGTTGGCCGGCTACACCTTGCCGATGATCGCCCTGGCGGTGGTCGACAACCCGCTGGCGGTGTTCGACGTGGCGGCCTCACGCGCCCAGGAGATTTGCCTGGGCATCGTCTGTGCGGCCGTGGTGGGCGCGATTTTCTGGCCCCGGCGCCTGGCACCGGTGGTAGTCGGCGCCACGGGCAAGTGGTTCGCCGAGGCCATCCGCTACAGCGACCTGTACCTGAGCCGCGACGCCGCTGCCGAACAGGTCGGCGCCCTGCGCAGCTCGATGGTGGCCACCTTCAACAGCCTGGAGTTGATGATCGGTCAGCTCGGCCACGAGGGCGCGGGACCGCACACGCTGAAGAACGCCCGCGAACTGCGCGGGCGGATGATCCATCTGCTGCCGGTGATCGACGCCCTTGACGATGCCCTGGTGGCCTTGCAGGGCCGCGCCCCGGTGCAGTACGCGCAGCTCGAAGCGTTGCTGGCCGACGCCCGCGCCTGGCTCGAAAGCACCGCCGACGATCCCTCGATCGGGCGCTGGAGCGCCCTGCACGTGCAGATCGAGCACCTGCAGCCCGACGCCGAGGCGCTCGATCAGCGCCAGGCCTTGCTGCTGTCGAACGCGCTCTACCGGCTGAGCGAATGGATCGACCTCTGGCAGGACTGCTGCACCCTGCAGCACGCCCTGCGCGACGATGACGCGCGGCCCTGGCGGGCGGTGTACCGGCACTGGCGCCTGGGCCGTCTGACGCCTTTCTTCGACCGCGGCCTGATGCTCTACTCGGTGCTCTCCACCGTGGTCGCCATCGTCGTCGCCTGTGGCCTGTGGATCGGCCTGGGCTGGGCCGACGGCGCCAGCGCGGTGATCCTCGCCGCCGTCGCATGCAGCTTCTTCGCCGCGATGGACGACCCGGCGCCGCAGATCTACCGGTTCTTCTTCTGGACGTTGATCTCGGTGATTCTCTCCAGCCTGTACCTGTTCCTGGTGCTGCCCAACCTGCATGATTTCGCCATGCTGGTGCTGGCGTTCGCCGTGCCGTTCATCGTCATCGGCACCCTGACCGTGCAGCCGGCCTTCTACCTGGGCACCTTGCTGACCATCGTCAACACCTCGAACTTCATCAGTATCCAGGGCGCCTACGACGCCGACTTCTTCACCTTCGTCAATTCCAACCTGGCCGGCCCCGTGGGGCTGCTGTTCGCCTTCATCTGGACCTTGGTGATGCGCCCGTTCGGCGTGGAACTGGCCGCCAAGCGCATGACCCGCTTCGCCTGGCGCGACATCGTCGAGATGACCGAGCCGGCGACCCTGGCCGAACAGCGCAAGGTCGGCGTGCAGATGCTCGACCGCCTGATGCAGCACCTGCCGCGCCTGTTGCAGACCGGCCAGGACACCGGCACGGCGCTGCGTGACCTGCGCGTGGGGTTGAACCTGCTGGACCTGCTGGCGTACTTGCCGCGTGCCGGCGACGACGCCCGCGCGCGCCTGCGCACGGTGATCGAGGAAGTCGGCGCCCACTACGCCGCGTGCCTGCGCAGCGGCGAACGCCTGCACGCGTCGGCGGCGCTGCTGCGGCACATGGAGCGGGCGCGTCTGGCCTTGGCCCAGGATCGACTGAACGAGCGCGGCGAGCCCCGGGTCCATCTGCTGCATGCCCTCTCCGGTTTGCGCCTGTCGCTGCTGCCGGGTGTCGAGGTGATGCTCGAACCGGACGCGCAAGCGCAACTGCCCCCTGCCATCGATGGAGCACCGCTGTGA
- a CDS encoding DUF1656 domain-containing protein has translation MIGEVDISGVFLPTLLVMMLGTYVVFLGLHAVLVRLHFYRLVWHRALFNVALYAVLLGAVDHFCRSLMLP, from the coding sequence GTGATTGGCGAAGTGGATATCAGCGGAGTCTTCCTGCCTACGCTGCTGGTGATGATGCTGGGCACCTATGTGGTGTTCCTGGGCCTGCACGCGGTGCTGGTGCGCCTGCATTTCTACCGCCTGGTCTGGCACCGGGCGCTGTTCAACGTTGCTCTCTACGCCGTGCTGCTGGGCGCGGTGGATCACTTTTGTCGAAGCCTGATGCTGCCATGA
- a CDS encoding efflux RND transporter periplasmic adaptor subunit — translation MKKPLLTLGRVVLTLLVVTLAAVLVWQMVVYYMFAPWTRDGHIRADVIQIAPDVSGLIQQVSVRDNQVVKRGDVLFTIDQDRFSLALRQAQASLAERQETLAQAARETRRNRKLGNLVAAEQLEESQSREARARSAVSEAQVAVDIAKLNLERSVVRSPVDGYLNDRAPRAHEFVTAGRAVLSVVDSTSYHVDGYFEETKLGGINVGDAVDIRVMGDDTRLRGHVQSLSAGIEDRDRVSGANLLPNVNPAFSWVRLAQRIPVRIAFDEVPADFRLIAGRTATVSIVEGQRP, via the coding sequence ATGAAAAAACCGTTGTTGACCTTGGGCCGCGTGGTCCTGACTTTGCTGGTGGTGACCCTGGCGGCCGTGCTGGTCTGGCAGATGGTCGTGTACTACATGTTCGCGCCCTGGACCCGCGATGGGCACATCCGTGCCGACGTGATCCAGATCGCCCCGGACGTGTCCGGGTTGATCCAGCAGGTGAGCGTGCGCGACAACCAGGTGGTCAAGCGCGGCGACGTGTTGTTCACCATCGACCAGGACCGTTTCTCGCTGGCCTTGCGCCAGGCCCAGGCGAGCCTGGCCGAGCGCCAGGAAACCCTGGCCCAGGCCGCCCGCGAAACCCGACGCAACCGCAAGCTGGGCAACCTGGTGGCCGCCGAGCAGCTCGAAGAGAGCCAGTCGCGTGAAGCCCGTGCCCGCTCGGCGGTGAGCGAGGCGCAGGTGGCGGTGGACATCGCCAAGCTCAACCTCGAGCGCTCGGTGGTGCGCAGCCCGGTGGACGGTTACCTCAACGACCGCGCTCCGCGCGCCCACGAGTTCGTCACCGCAGGCCGAGCCGTGCTGTCGGTGGTCGACAGCACCTCGTACCACGTCGACGGCTACTTCGAGGAAACCAAGCTCGGTGGCATCAACGTCGGTGACGCCGTGGACATCCGCGTGATGGGTGATGACACGCGCCTGCGCGGGCATGTGCAAAGCCTGTCGGCGGGCATCGAAGACCGTGACCGGGTCAGCGGCGCCAACCTGCTGCCCAACGTCAATCCTGCTTTCAGTTGGGTGCGCCTGGCCCAGCGGATTCCGGTGCGCATCGCCTTCGACGAGGTGCCCGCAGACTTTCGCCTGATCGCCGGGCGCACCGCGACGGTCTCGATCGTCGAAGGGCAGCGGCCATGA
- a CDS encoding efflux transporter outer membrane subunit → MKRLMLTVLALALGACTTVGPDYHVPADAAVQRSDLNGPLREDASSVVSAPVPDDWWQLYQDPRLNALVRQALAANSQLRVAAANIAKARAQVEVAESQGGFGAGAKAGAQRLQESGEAFLQPNKVPVANIGEAIISASYQFDLWGTLKRGTEAAKANADAVQAAADTARITVVADVVKAYTQVCSANEEYHIARQSLDLQQQGVQLNQRLRDAGRGDETLVTRSQTQFKSLRAELPRFQAEREAGLYTLAALLAVPVGQLPAGTAECAELPHLAQLIPVGDGAALLKRRPDVRQAERQLAAATANIGVATGALYPNISFGAQIGTLGIIDNLGEPSTNRWGFGPQISWTLPTNGTRARIREAEASTQAALAHFDGVVLDALRETQTRLAQYSALLERRDALADAERSAKDAADQTHRRYEAGRESFLADLQATRAYTDVRGQLAAANSQVAMGQVGVFLALGGGWKAAAAP, encoded by the coding sequence ATGAAACGCCTGATGCTCACGGTCCTGGCGCTGGCACTGGGTGCTTGCACCACGGTCGGCCCCGACTACCACGTGCCCGCCGACGCCGCCGTGCAGCGCAGCGACCTGAACGGTCCGTTGCGCGAGGATGCCAGCAGCGTGGTGTCGGCGCCGGTGCCGGACGATTGGTGGCAGTTGTATCAGGATCCACGGCTCAACGCGCTGGTGCGCCAGGCGTTGGCGGCCAACAGTCAATTGCGCGTGGCGGCGGCGAACATCGCCAAGGCCCGTGCCCAGGTGGAAGTGGCTGAGTCGCAGGGCGGTTTTGGCGCGGGCGCCAAAGCCGGTGCCCAGCGCCTGCAAGAGTCTGGCGAAGCCTTTCTGCAGCCGAATAAAGTGCCGGTGGCCAATATCGGCGAAGCGATCATCAGCGCCTCGTACCAGTTCGACCTGTGGGGCACGCTCAAGCGTGGCACCGAGGCGGCCAAGGCCAATGCCGATGCCGTCCAGGCCGCCGCCGACACCGCGCGCATCACGGTAGTGGCCGACGTGGTCAAGGCCTACACCCAGGTGTGCTCGGCCAATGAGGAATACCACATCGCCCGGCAATCGCTGGACCTGCAACAGCAGGGCGTGCAACTCAACCAGCGTCTGCGCGATGCCGGGCGCGGCGACGAGACCCTGGTCACCCGTTCGCAGACCCAATTCAAATCGTTGCGCGCCGAGTTGCCGCGCTTCCAGGCCGAGCGCGAGGCGGGCCTGTATACCCTGGCGGCACTGCTGGCCGTGCCGGTCGGCCAGTTGCCCGCCGGCACTGCCGAGTGCGCCGAACTGCCTCACCTGGCGCAACTGATTCCGGTGGGCGACGGCGCCGCACTGCTCAAGCGTCGGCCCGACGTGCGCCAGGCCGAGCGGCAGTTGGCAGCAGCCACGGCGAACATCGGTGTGGCGACCGGCGCGTTGTACCCGAACATCAGCTTCGGCGCGCAGATCGGCACCCTCGGCATCATCGACAACCTGGGCGAGCCTTCCACCAATCGCTGGGGCTTCGGCCCGCAGATCAGTTGGACGCTGCCCACCAACGGTACGCGTGCGCGCATCCGCGAGGCCGAGGCGTCGACCCAGGCCGCGCTGGCGCACTTCGACGGTGTGGTGCTCGACGCCCTGCGCGAAACCCAGACGCGGCTGGCGCAATACAGCGCTTTGCTCGAACGACGCGACGCGCTGGCCGATGCCGAACGCTCGGCCAAGGACGCCGCCGACCAGACTCATCGCCGTTACGAGGCTGGGCGCGAGTCGTTCCTGGCCGATTTGCAGGCCACCCGCGCGTACACCGATGTGCGTGGCCAGTTGGCTGCGGCCAACAGTCAGGTAGCGATGGGGCAGGTCGGCGTGTTCCTGGCGTTGGGCGGTGGTTGGAAAGCAGCGGCTGCGCCGTGA
- the hglS gene encoding 2-oxoadipate dioxygenase/decarboxylase HglS, whose translation MPAHHFVSPDSIRTQFSAAMSRLYKEEVPLYGTLLELVSEVNQQILAEQPDVAQALRWTGEIERLDQERHGAIRVGTAEELATIARLFAVMGMLPVGYYDLSPAGVPVHSTAFRAVHEQSLHISPFRVFTSLLRLELIDDLSLRELARDILAKRSIFTPRVLELIAQHERDGGLSAADAETFVEQALHTFRWHPQATVSAEQYQQLHQQHRLIADVVAFKGPHINHLTPRTLDIDAIQAGMPAKGIAPKAVVEGPPTRRHPILLRQTSFKALQETVAFSDAQGSHTARFGEIEQRGAALTAKGRRLYDRLLDATRAALGGVPAEANAERYRTLLASHFAEFPDDLAQMREQGLAYFRYFATEKGLAERTRQDRPDTLQGLIDAGHVHFEALVYEDFLPVSAAGIFQSNLGDDAQAHYGSNANREAFEAALGLAVLDELALYAQAEQRSLQACAQALGVTLA comes from the coding sequence ATGCCCGCCCACCATTTCGTCAGCCCCGACAGCATTCGCACGCAGTTCTCCGCAGCCATGTCGCGCCTGTACAAAGAAGAGGTGCCGCTGTACGGCACGCTGCTGGAGCTGGTGAGCGAGGTCAACCAGCAGATCCTGGCCGAACAGCCCGACGTGGCCCAGGCCCTGCGCTGGACCGGCGAAATCGAGCGTCTGGACCAGGAGCGCCATGGCGCGATCCGCGTCGGCACGGCCGAGGAACTGGCGACCATCGCCCGACTGTTCGCGGTCATGGGCATGCTGCCGGTCGGCTATTACGACCTGAGCCCGGCGGGCGTGCCGGTGCACTCCACCGCCTTCCGCGCGGTGCACGAGCAATCGCTGCACATCAGCCCGTTCCGGGTCTTCACCTCGCTGCTGCGCCTGGAGCTGATCGACGATCTCAGCCTGCGCGAGCTGGCCCGCGATATCCTGGCCAAACGCAGCATCTTCACCCCGCGCGTACTCGAACTGATCGCCCAGCACGAGCGCGACGGCGGCCTGAGCGCCGCCGATGCCGAGACCTTCGTCGAGCAAGCCCTGCACACGTTCCGCTGGCATCCGCAGGCGACGGTCAGCGCCGAGCAGTACCAGCAGTTGCACCAGCAGCACCGCCTGATCGCCGATGTGGTGGCCTTCAAAGGCCCGCACATCAACCACCTGACGCCGCGCACCCTGGACATCGACGCCATCCAGGCGGGCATGCCGGCCAAAGGCATCGCGCCCAAGGCCGTGGTCGAAGGCCCACCCACTCGACGCCATCCGATCCTGCTGCGCCAGACCAGCTTCAAAGCGCTGCAGGAAACGGTCGCCTTCAGCGATGCCCAAGGCAGTCACACCGCACGTTTCGGCGAGATCGAACAGCGCGGCGCGGCGCTCACGGCCAAGGGCCGCAGGCTCTACGACCGCCTGCTCGACGCCACCCGCGCGGCCCTGGGCGGCGTGCCCGCCGAGGCCAATGCCGAGCGCTATCGAACGCTGCTGGCCAGCCACTTCGCCGAGTTCCCCGATGACCTGGCGCAGATGCGCGAACAGGGCCTGGCCTATTTCCGCTACTTCGCCACCGAAAAAGGCCTGGCCGAACGTACCCGCCAGGATCGCCCTGACACGCTACAAGGTCTGATCGATGCCGGGCACGTGCATTTCGAAGCGCTGGTCTACGAAGACTTCCTGCCGGTCAGCGCCGCCGGGATCTTCCAGTCGAACCTGGGCGACGACGCACAGGCCCACTACGGCAGCAACGCCAACCGCGAGGCCTTCGAGGCCGCGCTGGGCCTTGCGGTGCTGGACGAGTTGGCCCTGTATGCGCAGGCCGAACAGCGTTCGCTGCAGGCCTGCGCCCAGGCCCTGGGCGTGACCCTGGCCTAG
- a CDS encoding NADPH:quinone oxidoreductase family protein, producing MKAVLCKTLGPAGDLVLEEVASPVPKPNELLLDVHAAGVNFPDTLIIQGKYQFQPPLPFSPGGEAAGVVAAVGEKAGTFKVGQRVMALTGWGAFAEQVAVPHYNALPIPDDMDFTTAAAFSMTYGTSMHALSQRGQLKAGETLLVLGASGGVGLAAVEIGKALGARVIAAASSAEKLAVAQAAGADELIDYSQASLKDEVKRLTGGQGADVIYDPVGGELFDQAVRSLAWNGRLLVVGFASGSIPQLAANLVLLKGAAVLGVFWGAFAQRQPQDNADNFRRLFAWYSEGKLKPRVSQTYPLAQAGHAIDCLAQRQAVGKLVVTAR from the coding sequence ATGAAAGCTGTGTTGTGCAAAACCCTGGGGCCGGCAGGCGACCTGGTGCTCGAAGAGGTCGCCAGCCCGGTGCCCAAGCCCAACGAGCTGCTGCTCGACGTGCACGCCGCCGGGGTCAACTTTCCCGACACGCTGATCATCCAGGGCAAGTATCAGTTTCAGCCACCACTGCCCTTCTCGCCCGGCGGCGAAGCGGCCGGTGTGGTGGCGGCGGTCGGCGAGAAGGCGGGCACGTTCAAGGTCGGCCAACGGGTCATGGCGTTGACCGGCTGGGGCGCCTTCGCCGAACAGGTCGCGGTGCCGCACTACAACGCCTTGCCGATTCCCGACGACATGGACTTCACTACCGCCGCCGCCTTCAGCATGACCTACGGCACCTCCATGCACGCCCTCAGCCAGCGCGGCCAGCTCAAGGCCGGCGAAACCCTGTTGGTGCTCGGCGCCTCGGGTGGTGTGGGCCTGGCGGCCGTGGAGATCGGCAAGGCCCTGGGCGCGCGAGTGATCGCCGCCGCCAGCAGTGCCGAGAAGCTGGCCGTCGCCCAGGCTGCCGGCGCCGACGAACTGATCGACTACAGCCAGGCCAGTCTGAAAGACGAAGTCAAACGCCTGACTGGCGGCCAGGGCGCAGACGTGATCTACGACCCGGTCGGCGGCGAGCTGTTCGACCAGGCGGTACGCAGCCTGGCCTGGAACGGCCGACTGTTGGTCGTGGGTTTCGCCAGCGGCAGCATCCCGCAACTGGCCGCCAACCTGGTACTGCTCAAGGGCGCGGCCGTGCTCGGCGTGTTCTGGGGCGCCTTCGCTCAGCGCCAGCCCCAGGACAACGCCGACAACTTCAGGCGACTGTTCGCCTGGTACAGCGAAGGCAAGCTCAAGCCGCGCGTGTCACAGACCTATCCGCTGGCGCAGGCCGGGCATGCCATCGATTGCCTGGCCCAGCGCCAAGCGGTCGGCAAGTTGGTGGTGACCGCCCGGTGA
- a CDS encoding flagellar basal body-associated protein FliL, whose product MKAWILMVLALLLPVAALAEEAKEGEPKVAYISLSPPFVGNYALDGGPKLRVFKADVALRVTGDAAVAAVKHHEPLIRNQLVALFTQQGVDNMSSVEAKEALRQEALKQVQQVMQAEEGKPIVEDLLFNNLIVQ is encoded by the coding sequence GTGAAAGCGTGGATCTTGATGGTGCTGGCGCTGCTGCTGCCGGTCGCGGCCCTGGCCGAAGAAGCCAAGGAAGGGGAACCGAAGGTGGCCTACATCAGCCTGAGCCCGCCCTTCGTCGGCAACTATGCGCTCGATGGCGGGCCCAAGCTGCGGGTATTCAAGGCCGACGTGGCCCTGCGCGTCACCGGTGATGCCGCTGTGGCGGCGGTCAAGCACCATGAGCCGCTGATCCGCAACCAGTTGGTGGCGTTGTTCACCCAGCAGGGTGTGGACAACATGAGCAGCGTCGAGGCCAAGGAGGCGTTGCGTCAGGAGGCGCTCAAGCAGGTGCAGCAGGTGATGCAGGCCGAGGAAGGCAAGCCGATTGTCGAAGACTTGCTCTTCAATAACCTGATCGTGCAGTGA
- a CDS encoding EVE domain-containing protein: protein MAYWLMKSEPDELSSADLSRLGQARWDGVRNYQARNFLRAMSVGDEFFFYHSSCPQPGIAGIARISAGAYPDPTALDPQSPYFDAKASADKNPWSAVDVEPVRTFDQVLELGQLKQQTALAELPLVQKGSRLSVMPVTTEQWQAICALVR from the coding sequence ATGGCCTATTGGCTGATGAAATCCGAACCCGACGAGCTGTCCAGTGCCGATTTGTCGCGCCTGGGCCAGGCGCGCTGGGACGGCGTGCGCAACTATCAGGCGCGCAATTTCCTGCGCGCCATGAGCGTCGGCGACGAGTTCTTCTTCTACCACTCCAGTTGCCCGCAGCCCGGCATCGCCGGCATCGCCCGGATCAGCGCGGGCGCCTACCCGGACCCCACCGCGCTGGACCCACAGAGCCCCTACTTCGACGCCAAGGCCAGCGCCGACAAGAACCCCTGGAGCGCAGTCGACGTGGAGCCGGTACGCACTTTCGATCAGGTACTGGAATTGGGGCAGCTCAAGCAGCAGACGGCACTCGCCGAACTGCCGTTGGTTCAGAAGGGTAGCCGGCTGTCAGTGATGCCGGTGACGACGGAGCAATGGCAGGCGATTTGCGCGCTGGTGCGGTAA
- a CDS encoding 5-formyltetrahydrofolate cyclo-ligase, producing MTDTAPLTRPQLRRVLRNARRALTPAQQRQAALGLYRQLAQHPLFRRARHIALYLPNDGEIDPRLLLREAQRRGKRTYLPVLHAWPRTRMVFQRFERGEPLRRNRFRIAEPVIERKRQRPVWALDLILLPLVGFDEAGGRLGMGGGFYDRSLAYQGRRQSWKKPLLLGLAHECQKVERLAQASWDVPLRGTVSDRNWYLAPA from the coding sequence ATGACCGACACCGCGCCGCTCACCCGCCCACAACTGCGTCGCGTGTTGCGCAACGCCCGCCGTGCACTCACCCCAGCTCAGCAGCGCCAGGCCGCCCTGGGCCTGTACCGCCAGTTGGCGCAGCATCCGCTGTTTCGACGTGCCCGGCACATCGCCCTGTATTTGCCCAACGACGGTGAGATCGACCCGCGCCTGTTGCTGCGTGAAGCGCAGCGCCGTGGCAAGCGCACTTACTTGCCGGTCCTGCACGCCTGGCCGCGCACGCGCATGGTGTTCCAGCGCTTCGAACGCGGCGAGCCACTGCGGCGCAACCGTTTCCGTATTGCCGAGCCGGTGATCGAGCGCAAGCGTCAGCGGCCGGTGTGGGCACTGGACCTGATTCTGCTGCCACTGGTGGGCTTCGACGAGGCAGGCGGACGCCTGGGGATGGGCGGAGGCTTCTATGATCGCAGCCTGGCCTATCAAGGCCGGCGCCAATCCTGGAAGAAACCGCTGCTGCTGGGTCTGGCCCATGAATGCCAGAAGGTGGAGCGCCTGGCTCAGGCCAGTTGGGATGTACCGTTGCGCGGAACCGTCTCGGACCGCAACTGGTACCTGGCGCCGGCTTGA
- a CDS encoding cell division protein ZapA, which produces MSSSNSVTVHILDKEYSIICPPEERSNLVGAARYLDGKMREIRSSGKVIGADRIAVMAALNITHELLHRQERPEGASAGTTREQVRDLLERVDQALSDDPVSKKD; this is translated from the coding sequence ATGAGTTCAAGCAATAGCGTCACCGTGCACATCCTGGACAAGGAGTACTCGATCATCTGCCCGCCGGAAGAGCGCAGCAATCTGGTCGGCGCGGCGCGCTACCTGGACGGCAAGATGCGCGAGATCCGCAGCAGCGGCAAGGTGATCGGCGCCGATCGCATCGCGGTCATGGCCGCCCTGAACATCACCCACGAATTGCTGCACCGCCAGGAGCGTCCCGAGGGCGCCAGCGCGGGCACCACCCGCGAGCAGGTGCGTGACCTGCTCGAGCGGGTCGATCAGGCGCTGTCCGACGACCCGGTTAGCAAAAAGGATTGA
- a CDS encoding TIGR02449 family protein produces the protein MSRFELLIARVEQLKRQNALLVAQERSWREERAHLIEKNEIARHKIESMILRLKALEQDS, from the coding sequence ATGAGCCGTTTCGAGCTGCTGATTGCACGCGTCGAGCAACTAAAACGGCAAAATGCACTCCTAGTAGCGCAGGAACGGTCCTGGCGCGAAGAGCGCGCCCACCTCATCGAAAAGAACGAGATCGCCCGGCACAAGATCGAGTCGATGATCTTGCGTCTGAAGGCCCTGGAGCAAGACTCATGA
- a CDS encoding YecA family protein, producing MPNTQSPYTAFASLLSSNGHPVSPAELHGLLIGRSCAGAGFDAEAWLADAAAALESEPQDNVRAALIGLQEMVKAELTGEDVAIVLLLPGDETSLTERATALGQWCQGFIAGFGLNAGGKDLSTDAKDVLQDLVAISQVQEALEESEDGENDYMEVMEYLRVAPLLLYTELAAPVAPAPKPSLH from the coding sequence ATGCCCAATACCCAATCGCCTTACACCGCCTTCGCCTCGTTGCTGTCGAGCAACGGTCATCCTGTCTCTCCGGCCGAGTTGCATGGTCTGCTGATCGGCCGCAGTTGCGCCGGTGCCGGCTTCGATGCCGAGGCCTGGCTGGCCGACGCCGCGGCTGCGCTGGAGAGCGAACCGCAAGACAACGTCCGTGCGGCCCTGATCGGCCTGCAGGAGATGGTCAAGGCCGAACTCACCGGCGAAGACGTCGCCATCGTCCTGCTGCTGCCGGGCGATGAAACCTCGCTGACCGAACGGGCCACTGCCCTGGGCCAGTGGTGCCAGGGCTTCATTGCCGGCTTCGGCCTGAACGCCGGCGGCAAGGACCTGTCCACCGATGCCAAGGACGTGCTGCAGGACCTGGTGGCCATTTCCCAGGTCCAGGAAGCACTGGAAGAATCCGAGGACGGCGAGAACGACTACATGGAAGTCATGGAGTACCTGCGCGTCGCCCCGTTGCTGCTGTACACGGAGCTGGCCGCACCCGTCGCGCCAGCGCCCAAGCCATCGCTGCATTGA